In uncultured Desulfuromonas sp., the genomic stretch GCGCAGAGACTGGCGCATCTTTCAAGACTTCAGTCATGTTTTGATTCGCATGGCACAGCAACTTTACTGTGGTGAACCGTTTGCCCTGGAACTTGCTCAACCGCTGTATGCTTTCGATTCAACAACGATTGATCTCTGTTTGACACTGTTTCCATGGGCCGAGTTTCGGACAACAAAAGCCGCCGTGAAAATGCATACGCTGCTTGATCTGCGGGGAACTATCCCAACGTATGTCGCCGTCACGACAGGCAAGGTGCATGATGTTCGAATGCTCGATTCTCTGCCGGTGACCGAGGATGCCATTTACACGATGGACAAGGCCTATACCGATTTCTCGCGACTTTATGCACTGCATCAACAAGGGGCCTTCTTTGTCATCAGAGCAAAAGACAATTTGCGCTATAGGCGGATCTATTCCGCAATCAAAGACAAGTCTGCCGGGATAAAAGCCGACCAAACGGTCGTCCTGGTCACGCCAAAATCGAAAAAAGACTATCCGGAAAAGCTCCGCCGGATCAGTTATGTTGACAAAGATCGAAACAAGCATCTGGTCTTTTTGACCAACAATTTTACGGTTTCAGCAGCGACAGTTGCTGAAGTCTATAAGCAGCGCTGGCAGGTGGAACTGTTTTTCAAATGGATCAAGCAACACCTGCGGATCAAATCGTTTTACGGGACATCGATCAACGCCGTAAAGAGTCAGATATGGGTAGCAATGAGCATTTATCTTCTGGTTGTCATTGCGAAGAAAAAGCTCAAAATCCCATGTGAGCTCTACACTTTTTTACAAATCCTGGAGGTCAATCTGTTTGAGAAAAAGCCCATTTCATCGATGGTTGCTGATGCTCTCAAACAAATTCAAGACCTCCAAGATAGCAACCAGCTGAATTTATTCAGCTATTAACCGGACAGTAGTGCATTTTTATAAGTAAAACAGGCAGACTCAGATGCTTCAAAACAGGACGTGTCTTGTAAGTCTCTGATTTTTTAGAAGTTTTATACTTTGGCCGTGAGCCGATTTTATTTGTTTGCTGCCGGGAATGGCAGCGCGTGCTCAGATCGGGTTCCCAGGAGCTGCATCATCTCAACACAGACTGTTCCAAAATGCGACGGCATGCTTGTCGTCAAGGAGATGTGCCATGTCACAACCGGTTATGGATATCGTCAACGCGATTGTTTCCGAAGGCGAGCACCTGCTCGAAGCCCAGCAGTATCGGCGTGCTCTGCCGTGTTTTATCGAGTCGGCCCGTCTGTGTCGCCAGGTCAGTCAGGACGCCTACGTGCGACAGATGA encodes the following:
- a CDS encoding IS4 family transposase encodes the protein MNSGQTVFRQLLQFLPRHDFNLCVRRYRGDYRARKFSTFDQFLCLAYAQMAGRESLRDIETCLNSHREKLYHIGFRGSVSRSTLADASERRDWRIFQDFSHVLIRMAQQLYCGEPFALELAQPLYAFDSTTIDLCLTLFPWAEFRTTKAAVKMHTLLDLRGTIPTYVAVTTGKVHDVRMLDSLPVTEDAIYTMDKAYTDFSRLYALHQQGAFFVIRAKDNLRYRRIYSAIKDKSAGIKADQTVVLVTPKSKKDYPEKLRRISYVDKDRNKHLVFLTNNFTVSAATVAEVYKQRWQVELFFKWIKQHLRIKSFYGTSINAVKSQIWVAMSIYLLVVIAKKKLKIPCELYTFLQILEVNLFEKKPISSMVADALKQIQDLQDSNQLNLFSY